One genomic window of Tatumella citrea includes the following:
- a CDS encoding DUF1330 domain-containing protein codes for MTAYVIFIRDETVDQDEMQVYSEKASAARGDHPMTPLAFYGAAEALEGPGTEGVVLLKFPDMEAAKAWYYSPAYQEAKQHRLKGAKYRVVLTDGIA; via the coding sequence ATGACTGCTTACGTAATTTTTATTCGCGATGAAACCGTTGATCAGGACGAAATGCAGGTTTACAGCGAAAAAGCCTCTGCAGCACGCGGCGACCATCCGATGACCCCGCTGGCTTTTTACGGCGCGGCAGAAGCACTGGAAGGCCCGGGAACTGAAGGTGTGGTATTACTGAAGTTTCCGGATATGGAGGCGGCTAAAGCCTGGTATTACAGCCCTGCTTACCAGGAAGCGAAGCAGCACCGTCTGAAAGGTGCGAAGTATCGCGTCGTACTGACTGACGGAATCGCATAA
- a CDS encoding NADP-dependent oxidoreductase, producing the protein MQQTTGTNRRWVLASRPHGSPTEDNFRLETIDIPQPEDGQLLLRTVYLSLDPYMRGRMSDAPSYAAPVEVGAVMVGGTISRVVSSGHPDFKPNDWVLAYAGWQDYAVADAGTVINLGSHPDHPSLSLGVAGMPGFTAWMGLTDIGQPKSGETLVVAAATGPVGSTVGQIAKMKGCRVVGIAGSDEKCRDATENAGFDLCLNHRDPDFSQKLRQACPQGIDIYFENVGGAVFDAVVPLLNPKARIPVCGVAARYNNTDSPQGPDRLPAFISSLLKKRIRIQGFIIFDDYAPHFPAFRTMMAEWLRQDKIYYREDIVEGLEQAPQAFSGMLQGHNHGKLVIRVAAD; encoded by the coding sequence ATGCAACAGACAACAGGGACTAACCGCCGCTGGGTATTGGCTTCGCGACCACACGGCAGTCCGACTGAAGATAATTTTCGTCTGGAAACCATTGATATCCCGCAGCCTGAAGATGGTCAGTTGTTACTGAGAACGGTTTATTTGTCACTCGACCCCTATATGCGGGGCCGGATGAGCGATGCTCCTTCTTATGCTGCCCCTGTCGAGGTTGGCGCAGTAATGGTTGGCGGCACGATTAGTCGCGTGGTGAGTTCCGGGCATCCTGATTTTAAGCCCAATGACTGGGTACTGGCTTATGCAGGCTGGCAGGATTACGCGGTGGCAGATGCAGGGACGGTGATAAATCTGGGTTCCCACCCTGACCATCCTTCATTGTCACTGGGTGTGGCTGGTATGCCAGGCTTTACCGCCTGGATGGGTCTGACCGATATCGGTCAGCCGAAATCCGGCGAAACGCTGGTGGTTGCAGCCGCCACCGGGCCGGTAGGAAGTACGGTGGGTCAGATAGCTAAAATGAAAGGCTGTCGCGTAGTCGGTATTGCCGGTAGTGATGAAAAATGCCGTGACGCCACAGAGAATGCCGGTTTCGACCTCTGTCTCAACCATCGGGACCCGGACTTTTCGCAAAAACTACGCCAGGCTTGCCCGCAAGGTATCGATATCTATTTTGAAAATGTCGGCGGAGCGGTATTTGACGCGGTAGTTCCTTTACTCAATCCCAAAGCCAGAATTCCGGTCTGTGGTGTGGCTGCACGTTATAACAATACTGATTCACCGCAGGGTCCTGACAGACTGCCGGCATTTATTAGCTCTCTGTTAAAAAAACGTATCCGCATTCAGGGTTTTATCATTTTTGATGACTATGCCCCGCATTTCCCCGCGTTTCGTACCATGATGGCAGAATGGCTGCGTCAGGATAAAATTTATTATCGCGAGGATATTGTTGAGGGGCTGGAACAAGCCCCACAGGCATTTAGTGGAATGTTACAGGGTCACAATCACGGTAAGCTGGTGATACGAGTCGCTGCTGACTGA
- a CDS encoding TetR/AcrR family transcriptional regulator: MNTSSSVAENRQRVLQVAKDIISCKGFAAVGLNEILTAAGIPKGSFYYYFSSKEEFGAAMLEDYFSRYMEDMDRLMSLNLSARESLMIYWQDWLETDSQHIPKGHKCLAVKLGSEVSDLSDSMREVLDRGTGEIIRRLSMLVDMLANQENFRIPPEGSLMFARNLYQLWIGASMLGKISGDILPLQSAMTLTRRLLEC; this comes from the coding sequence ATGAATACATCATCCTCCGTTGCCGAAAACCGGCAGCGTGTTCTGCAGGTTGCAAAAGACATAATCAGCTGCAAGGGGTTTGCTGCGGTCGGACTCAACGAAATCCTCACCGCCGCCGGCATACCGAAAGGCTCTTTTTATTACTATTTCTCCTCTAAAGAAGAGTTTGGTGCTGCGATGCTGGAGGACTATTTCAGCCGTTATATGGAAGATATGGACCGGCTGATGAGCCTGAATCTGAGTGCCAGAGAGAGCCTGATGATTTACTGGCAAGACTGGCTGGAAACGGACAGTCAGCATATTCCTAAAGGGCATAAATGCCTGGCGGTCAAACTGGGTTCAGAAGTCAGTGATCTGTCTGACAGCATGCGTGAAGTGCTGGACCGCGGCACCGGTGAAATTATTCGTCGCCTGTCAATGCTGGTGGATATGCTGGCAAACCAGGAAAATTTCCGTATACCGCCGGAAGGCAGCCTGATGTTCGCCAGAAATCTCTACCAGTTATGGATAGGCGCCAGTATGTTAGGGAAAATTTCCGGAGATATTTTACCTTTGCAGTCCGCAATGACCCTGACCCGGCGCTTGCTGGAGTGCTGA
- a CDS encoding TetR/AcrR family transcriptional regulator — MKTSSETQRAVGRPREFDYDQVLDAAIRQFTVAGYHGSSISLLSQATGLTAGSLYKAFTDKRGLFLAALTRYVDINNQRLETSLSTAGNGMQHIRILLDHYLANSSGETGRLGCLVVTSASELASGDPEIAAQIARLMKRYHQRFVRYLQQGITDGSVRADLDPQATASLLVAVSQGLRVLGKSGFSLQQADDIRQTILKLTLP, encoded by the coding sequence ATGAAAACCTCTTCTGAAACTCAACGTGCCGTTGGCCGTCCCCGTGAATTTGATTATGACCAGGTACTGGATGCAGCAATCCGCCAGTTTACTGTGGCCGGTTATCACGGTTCATCAATCAGCCTGCTTAGTCAGGCAACCGGGCTGACAGCCGGAAGCCTGTATAAAGCCTTCACCGACAAGCGCGGGCTGTTTCTGGCGGCACTGACCCGCTATGTGGATATTAACAATCAGCGTCTTGAAACATCCCTGTCAACTGCCGGTAATGGCATGCAACATATCAGGATTTTGCTGGATCACTACCTGGCCAACAGCAGTGGTGAAACAGGCAGGCTTGGTTGTCTGGTGGTTACCAGCGCCAGCGAACTGGCCTCCGGAGACCCTGAGATTGCCGCTCAGATAGCCCGGCTGATGAAACGCTACCATCAGCGGTTTGTGCGCTACCTGCAGCAAGGGATTACTGACGGTTCGGTCAGAGCAGATCTTGACCCGCAGGCCACCGCGTCACTACTGGTGGCTGTTTCTCAGGGGTTGCGGGTGCTGGGTAAATCCGGATTCTCCCTGCAACAGGCTGATGATATTCGCCAGACAATACTGAAGCTGACCCTGCCGTAA
- a CDS encoding LysR family transcriptional regulator has protein sequence MVRLEDIWLFTRVAALGSFSNAAREAGLLPGQVSAAIARLEQRLDTRLFARSTRNLRLTAEGEKYLPFASEMLSVMQAGQQSLKSGTDQLQGTLRIALPSDCGRNLLLPWISDFCQQHQGLTLQLSVSDQLSDVFRDPIDVAIRYGIPDNRSYVARVLADSNRRVLAASPEYLKKHGTPGSLDDLHHHQCLVYSLNGHVYDKWQFPEQGKLRQLSLNSRWQCDDADIVRRWAVDGRGIVYKSWLDVSSDVQAGRLEIVLPEIPGEAAPLYLICPHRQQLSPAVRQLYNGLSDYLRKITRQQPGSE, from the coding sequence ATGGTACGTCTTGAAGATATCTGGTTATTTACCCGCGTGGCCGCACTCGGCAGTTTTTCTAATGCTGCCAGAGAGGCGGGTTTGCTGCCAGGTCAGGTCAGTGCCGCTATCGCCAGACTGGAGCAGCGGCTGGATACGCGTTTATTTGCCCGCTCTACCCGTAATCTGCGACTGACCGCAGAAGGCGAAAAGTATCTGCCGTTTGCCAGTGAAATGTTATCCGTTATGCAGGCAGGCCAGCAAAGTCTGAAAAGCGGCACAGATCAGCTACAGGGAACATTGCGGATTGCCCTGCCTTCAGACTGTGGACGTAATCTGTTATTACCCTGGATCAGCGATTTCTGTCAGCAACATCAGGGATTAACACTACAGTTATCGGTATCAGATCAACTGAGTGATGTTTTTCGTGATCCCATTGATGTTGCAATACGCTATGGCATTCCGGACAACCGGAGTTATGTGGCCAGAGTACTGGCTGACAGTAATCGTCGGGTTCTGGCAGCCTCGCCGGAATATCTGAAAAAACATGGCACTCCCGGGTCACTGGATGACCTACATCATCATCAGTGCCTGGTGTATAGCCTGAATGGTCACGTCTATGACAAATGGCAATTCCCTGAACAGGGTAAGCTTCGTCAGTTAAGTTTAAACAGTCGCTGGCAATGTGATGATGCCGACATTGTCCGGCGCTGGGCGGTGGACGGGCGTGGAATCGTTTATAAATCCTGGCTTGATGTCAGCAGTGATGTGCAGGCCGGGCGGCTTGAGATTGTCTTGCCGGAAATCCCCGGTGAAGCGGCCCCGCTGTATCTGATCTGCCCACATCGCCAGCAACTTTCCCCCGCCGTTCGGCAACTGTACAACGGTCTGAGTGATTACCTGCGAAAAATTACCCGCCAGCAGCCAGGCAGTGAATGA
- a CDS encoding zinc-binding alcohol dehydrogenase family protein: protein MKAIVYQKAGLPLTDPQSLYETETTKPQPAGHDLLVKINAISVNPVDTKVRNGGDPEQPRILGWDASGVVEAIGDGVTLFAPGDEVFYAGSLVRPGTYAEYHLVDERITGRKPASLNNAEAAALPLTSLTAWELLFDRLEVGDGQGKSLLIVGAGGGVGSIMTQLASKLTGLTVIGTASRSETTDWVKSLGADHVIDHRQPMKQQLQAVGLEAVDYVASLTHTDLHYPQLVDIVAPQGRIGLIDDPQTLDALPLKRKAVSLHWELMFTRSLYTTPDIQRQHEILNEVAGLVDAGTLKTTLGEHYGKISAENLRKAHQLIESGRARGKIVLEGF from the coding sequence ATGAAAGCGATTGTTTATCAAAAAGCCGGTTTGCCACTGACCGATCCACAGTCACTGTATGAAACAGAAACGACTAAACCGCAGCCTGCAGGACATGATTTGTTGGTTAAAATAAATGCCATATCGGTCAATCCGGTCGATACCAAGGTACGTAATGGCGGCGATCCTGAACAGCCACGGATTCTGGGATGGGATGCCAGTGGTGTAGTGGAAGCGATAGGTGACGGTGTCACACTTTTTGCACCAGGAGATGAAGTATTTTACGCCGGATCCCTGGTTCGTCCCGGCACTTATGCCGAATATCATCTGGTGGATGAACGAATTACGGGGCGTAAACCTGCCAGTCTTAACAATGCGGAAGCGGCAGCACTGCCACTGACTTCACTGACCGCCTGGGAGCTGTTGTTTGACCGGCTGGAAGTGGGTGACGGTCAGGGAAAATCATTACTGATTGTCGGTGCCGGAGGCGGAGTTGGATCAATAATGACGCAACTGGCATCGAAGCTGACGGGGCTGACAGTGATTGGAACTGCCTCACGCTCAGAAACTACCGACTGGGTCAAATCACTGGGCGCGGACCATGTGATTGATCACCGCCAGCCGATGAAACAGCAGTTGCAGGCTGTGGGTCTCGAGGCGGTCGATTATGTGGCAAGTCTGACTCATACCGATTTGCATTACCCGCAACTGGTCGATATTGTCGCCCCGCAAGGTCGTATCGGACTGATTGATGACCCACAAACACTCGATGCGTTACCGTTGAAACGCAAGGCTGTGTCACTGCACTGGGAGTTGATGTTTACCCGTTCACTTTACACTACCCCGGATATTCAACGGCAGCATGAAATTCTTAATGAAGTTGCCGGGCTGGTGGATGCCGGAACACTGAAGACCACTCTTGGTGAGCATTACGGGAAAATCAGTGCCGAAAATCTGCGGAAAGCACATCAGTTGATTGAAAGTGGTCGTGCACGCGGGAAAATTGTGCTGGAAGGTTTTTAA
- a CDS encoding LysR family transcriptional regulator, which yields MERLDCDRMFIAVVESGSFTAAAQRLHTSHGQASKLISRLEQILGVQLFRRSTRSLTITDVGVAYYERIRTLIGEYDALNDAIRNTSDSPAGRLRISAPVTFGTTQLTTHLIDFAQRFPDIELDVSYADRLVNIIDEGFDLALRIGALADSSLMARKLCDIRILLVASPEYLARKGTPKHWSELADHDCIVDTNFRDPYRWPFVGPEKQLQEQAIHGRLKFSNAEVCLQAVTAGLGIGRLPTFIAGDALKKHRVVTVLDEFAPAPLGLFALYPPARYLAHKSRAMIDYLASAFAGQPAWEQGW from the coding sequence GTGGAAAGACTGGATTGCGATCGGATGTTTATTGCCGTGGTAGAGTCAGGCAGTTTTACTGCTGCCGCTCAACGTCTGCACACCAGCCACGGTCAGGCATCCAAATTAATTTCCAGGCTGGAACAAATTCTGGGAGTGCAGTTATTTCGCCGCAGTACCCGTTCCCTGACTATTACTGATGTTGGTGTGGCCTACTATGAAAGGATTCGCACTCTGATTGGCGAGTACGATGCTCTGAACGATGCTATCCGCAATACTTCAGATTCTCCTGCCGGTCGGTTACGAATTTCCGCGCCTGTCACCTTTGGTACAACCCAACTCACCACCCATCTGATTGATTTTGCTCAACGCTTTCCGGATATCGAACTGGATGTCAGTTATGCGGACCGGCTGGTGAATATTATTGATGAAGGCTTTGATCTTGCCCTGCGTATCGGGGCGCTGGCTGACAGCAGTCTGATGGCAAGAAAACTCTGTGATATCCGAATCCTGCTGGTGGCTTCACCAGAATATCTGGCCCGCAAGGGGACGCCAAAGCACTGGTCGGAACTGGCAGATCATGACTGTATTGTTGATACCAATTTCCGTGATCCTTATCGCTGGCCCTTCGTTGGCCCGGAGAAGCAGTTGCAGGAACAGGCCATTCACGGCAGGCTCAAATTTTCCAATGCTGAGGTGTGTCTGCAGGCAGTGACTGCCGGGCTGGGAATCGGTCGTTTACCTACGTTTATTGCCGGTGATGCGCTGAAAAAGCATCGGGTCGTGACGGTGCTGGATGAGTTTGCGCCTGCACCGCTGGGACTGTTTGCTCTCTATCCACCGGCCAGATATCTGGCACATAAATCCAGAGCAATGATTGATTATCTGGCCAGTGCTTTTGCCGGTCAGCCAGCGTGGGAGCAGGGCTGGTGA
- a CDS encoding DoxX family protein — protein MTDTRTTPYAALLLRIALGILFLAHLGLKLFVFTPAGTAKYFESLGLPGGLAYLVMVIEFVGALALILGVYARIAAVALIPLLLGTIITVHGHAGFFFTDPNGGWEFPGFWIIGLLALALTGDGKYALKPTFSH, from the coding sequence ATGACTGATACCCGTACAACCCCTTATGCAGCTCTGCTGTTACGTATTGCTCTCGGCATCCTGTTCCTTGCCCATCTGGGTCTGAAATTATTCGTATTCACCCCGGCGGGTACCGCGAAATATTTTGAATCACTGGGACTGCCAGGTGGACTGGCTTACCTGGTTATGGTGATTGAATTTGTTGGCGCACTGGCACTTATTCTGGGGGTTTATGCGCGTATTGCGGCTGTTGCCTTAATTCCGTTACTGTTAGGGACTATTATTACGGTACACGGCCATGCCGGCTTCTTCTTTACCGATCCTAATGGTGGCTGGGAATTCCCTGGTTTCTGGATTATTGGTCTGCTGGCACTGGCGTTAACCGGTGACGGAAAATACGCATTAAAACCAACATTTAGTCACTGA